The sequence aattcacaaagttctcatcaggtgagtgaaagtggtaatttcagatgttttgccagcacttcataaaactctcatagtttgagaacttaggatattgcttgttcacaacttgagctgtgtatgcaaagacacagagttcagagttcacacattttgaataaaataattgaataattgtgggactccctgctaatacttttgggaatgctatttttttattagtattatttcatttgagctacattttacactgatatggcatgattgcaatataagcacagctaacaatggtattaaattgcagtagcctatgattaaatgtaatggaatattgaactaaggtagactgctgttgtccacagcactaagctatttatggttactaatatactccgagtctctggccctctcttagagccaggcatagtgagctggccctatGGACAAACCCCTATTAAACATGACTCCTAACCAGTGTTGGGGTAGCtatttttaaaaagtagtgtttgcTCGTTACTTGTTACTTCTTAAACAAGTAATCtgttactttacttagttaccctctatggaaagtaactttttaTGTTACTCGTCACTTTCACGTGACTTTTATGTTGCACGACTTTGAGCAGAACCCAATATCTGTTcttaaatgtgtaggcctacataaagttctactatGGAGGACAGAACAGCtatttcttttgtgctctttattataaaaaaGGCCACAAACAAagcacttgacaagaaaacattgggctATTATAGGCTTTAACAACACCTCTAAGCCCTATGAAACCATATCAAATAACATAGCCTTGACATATGTTAACATACATTTTAAGGCTCCTCCGAAATCGGTGCAAAGCTAGTGCAAATCGTATCAATGCTGGCAGTTGAATTAATGGCAGTGGACAAAAGTTTCTCACAGGGCAAAGTGTAGGGTCACGACACTGTAGGAGTGAAGGTGTAGCTACACTGTGGAGTTGACACAGAAGTAACAGCCTAAAGTGAAGAAATTGATTTTAGTCCTTCTCTGTAACGATCTTTACTCTGGAAGAGAAgagtgagtgacattcaaatgagttgacggtcatattcaaatttgcagtggtctcttaattttgaatatgaccgtcaactcatttgaatgtgactcagcaactgtaggatgacatcagaaaatgtgcagtggtctcttaattttttccagagctttATTTATCTGGTCTCATcttatgtgtgtataatgtatagCCACCTAGTGGTCTTTGTATCTGCTACATGCGAGTTCACTACCTTGCACTGAGGTGTCTGTAATAAGGCTTCCATACAGGAAAGGGGAAGAAGGCTGTTTGTGCTGCTACACATGGGTTGTCACTCAGCACTCTTTCAACTCTTGAACTATGTTGTAGCCATTAAAATAAAGGCCTCTATCATGACTGTCTAAAGCGCAGTCTAAAGTCTGTAATCATCACAACGCAAAGCTTATTCCTATCGTAGACTTCAGTTTTCCGCCATGCCCTTTTGAGCAACACaccaaggggtgtggcaattaacgacctaagCAGGGGTCTTGCGCAATGCTATCGTACACTACCTAAAATGCATTACGTCACTGActaagagaaacctggtcagaaatccatggtgagtttttttatgttattttaagagcgcattatcaacagtgatatgggcaGGTGCACAACACAAATGacaaattacacgattacaatgggaaacataattaaaataaagatattgcgaaatacatctcacaatttATTCACCaacatttgcaaattggtaatgacggaaAAAAGTGATTAGGTGAGAGGCAAGAGGgcaaatatgaagcacagctgaagacacactTTCACGAGATGTAAgtagcaactcctctgcaggataaatattttttattcagtcattcgaatattattggggtaagtgttgctttttccagcctatgttttcgatggtaacctattgtcagtcaatagcgaaagtaattaactgtgtataactgttttgtcaacTGTTGACTGTACTGTTTTGTAgactgacaccacggtgaagttagtttcactttgtcaatgagttcaaataatagacaagggcaaatgtgtgtaggctatactctgctaggttttagtaaagcatggttcaGTGGAATAACTTCCATATggtctcgcgtgcaagcagattccttcaaatgcgctgctgtatcaaaataccgatacgctgtttgaagttgtgctgcttgctgttaaaaggaatgacagatgtcattctcattggtttaaaggatgttacgcccaaaacataCCCATGACTGACCTTCTTGCACCAAGCACCGAACTTTGGACTGGACAACCCACAAAATTTGTTTAAACTTTTtgccagtgaccatgcgttttagaaTGTCATAATAAAGTCTTTTAATGCATTTTTGTAAAATAAGAGTGCCTTGGAATTTCTCTTTCCTTCAAACGCTTGGAAATCTAACCAGGGTCCTAACAAATTTCATATGAATCTGAAATTCACAGGCCCTaacaaatttcacatgaatctgaaaTTTACAGGCCCCAATAAATTTCATGAATCTGAGCTGTTTTAGCACCCCCAATCTGACAAGATATAGATAATAGAATCATTATAGGCCACGCTCTGAAATTTGATTGATGCATAACTGTTGCGGTGCAATGAATCAAAAATCAGAAAACGTTATTTTTAGTGTCATTGTCTGAGTTTTTTGATTGGCTAAAGGCGATCCCATGACTCCCATATCTCCAGTGTATAGGAGGCCTTCAGAAAAAATTGCCTATATAAATTTACATCATGCAAAATGCATCACAGTCATGGTTAGTGACAACCAGTGAAGAGATGCATCATGAGTTTCAAGGTCCTGGATTAGCATAATGGTAAATAACTACTCAACTGTATTTTCATTTATTATATCTATGTATGGCTTGTATAAACTGACTATGTGTTTCCCATGTTtttactgtttattttgttCAATTTTGTGCAAGAGGTGTACATACTGATGAAGAtggaaaacaactctattaacAGTGACATACTTGAAATTCAGGGTTTGGATATCTCAGAGTCATCCGTTTACCCTGTCTTCTTTGCAGTGCTCTTCTTTTACCTCACTCTGCTGATATCCAATGTTGGCGTGCTTATACTCATCATAACAGAGAAAACCTTACACCAACCCATGTATCTTCTGTTCTGCAACCTGTCAGTCAATGATATTTTCGGTAATACAGTTTTACTCCCCCGGTTGCTGGCTGACATGTTTGTGCCAAAAAAATTAACCACATATGCTCAGTGTGCCACACAGGCATTCTGTAGTCACACATTTGGTTCAGCCTCACATATGATATTAATCATAATGGCCTTTGATAGGTATGTTGCTATATGCAACCCACTGCGATATACTGCAATAATGACAACTAAGACCATTGTGATGTTGTCTCTCTCTGCTTGGGGTTTTTCACTTATATTAGTGGCTATTTTGCTTGGCCTCACAATCAGGTTGTCTCGCTGTAGATCCACTATTCTTAATGCTTATTGTGATAATGCATCGTTGTTCAAGTTATCTTGTGAGGATGTGTCCATTAATAACCTGTATGGGCTAGTTTTTACTGCAGTACTTTTTGGTTCATCAATAGGAAGTATTCTTGTGACATACTTTAGGATTGCTATTATATGCTGGACTAAAAAAAGCAAGGATCTCAACAACAGAGCTCTACAGACATGTGCTAGTCACTTATTAGTATATATGATTATGTTGTGGACAGGGTTCCTTACTATAATACTTCATCGTTTCCCAGATTATCCATATTTGAGAAAATTGGCCTATATATTGTTCCATGTTGTGCCTGCCAATTTAAACCCAATCATTTATGGTATGCAAACAAAGTCTTTAAGGAAGAAAATTCTGCAGATTTTCTCTAGAAAGGTGTTAAGTACATAGAAGCTTAATGTAAAAaatctgtatactgtatattgtttgGTATAATTCATTCATTGAATAACTGTTATACTTTATTTAGGCTACTCACTGTATTTGTATTTACTTTTAATTACTATGTACTCAGCTATCCTAAATAAAACCATTAAAATGACATCTAACATTACGATAATTTTCCAGAAATTGGCAGACTTTAAGAAAAAATGGTTTCCAGAAATGGTATGATATTTCAGAATACTTTGTAAGATTTTTTTACAATATTTTCCTGcgtgttattattgtaatgagatTTATTACTGAGGAGTCAATAAGATCACAATTGTTTTTAGGTATAACATGAATGAAATGTCTTCACACAGTCATAATGGAAAGACATTGCGAtaacactttctatgaaggtCAATGTCTTATGCATACATTCATAACACAATCTAATGCAATAAAGTcattataataattattataataattcACAAATAAGCGTAGAACGATGATGTAAGTGACCactaggaaaaatgtgggcggggaaagtgtttgagcactgctctcctacatgcccacatccacggctgaagtgcccttgagcaaggcacctaacccctcaccgctccccgagcgccgctgtagcaggcagctcactgctccgggttaagCCTTCAACATACTCGCCACTCCCGACCGGTAGCACAACAATGTGACGTCATGGGGAGCGCCGTAAcaatttatactcgcgcgtggtggtcgcgacactagttgcaatattctcctgaattgGCATTGGCCTCAATGGCAGCAAAAACTACCCTCTGTGATGATACTTCAGACTTcggttgctgctattcacaactaggcctacagtaccgtcattaccatctagtttccaaagTGTGtgcagctagatagatagatactttattcatcccgagggaaattttagctAGCTGGCTGGTGCTGAGAGATGAGTTTGTCTAGCCTAATTTCCTAAGatggaaagagatttttttcGGGTCTTAGATatcctttggttgaaaataCATCTTTGTTACCTTTTGCTGGATTATTGGAATGTCCCTGGGTCCTAGTTCTTTCATCTTAATTCCCTGTGTTACATCTCTCTCTGGTAGGttcattaacttatccagcaaactttaaaaatcacaaactctcgctggtaacctaGCCAGGttaatttccctctcttctcaaactgactattcaaacatcgtgtttatttaagatgtgggctaggctatatgaaatgcatgaatgtgGTTGATGTTTGTATAGAGGCACGCATGCTCCCTGATCTTGGCTTCAAACTCATCCTGCTTGTCGTgcgcatctgaaaaaaaaagtcGGGAGTGGCGAGAATGTAGTACCCTttactgtgtgcttcacctcactgtgtgtgctgtgtgtgtttcactaattcgctAATTGggacaaatgcagagaccaaatttccctcacgggatcaaaagatatacttatactacttatacttacttataaaaACTGGAATATCATCAGTTTATTCATGACTATGTAACATGGCTGGCTAAATAAATTCCAGTGCACGTCACATTTTTTACTTTtgtcttctctcatctcctatGTTGTTACAGGGACTTGACAGGTCGTAGGGCTAGGCAGCAGCCTGAGTATACGTTACCGTGACCCTACTTTCTAGTGGTATGATTAACATGGCATTTCACTGATAGATCTAGGAGTGGAACTTAGAGGGTTTAATGCTGTGTCTTGGAATCCACTTTTGAATCTCCAAGAGGGTTGTGGATATGGGAGacatctacaaaccacaaaatgAAATATGTAGGCAGAATCATTAGAAGAGCTTACCTCTTTGTTAGCACAGGGTACACTGGCCTCCCTTTTGAAAAGGGCACTCTGCAATAGGATAAAGAGAGACTATTTGGGATGTAGTGTAGTCTTGCCAGTCAGATGCTAAGATGGTCCCTTCTGTAATTAGATCATTTTTAAATCCAATGCAGCATACCAAACTCATGCATTAGAAAAGTGTCTGTAACATGCCAGCTATCGAAAAAAACAACTTTTGAAACCTTCACTGTCCAATAAAGAGTCTCCATGCATCAGTGCATTGAGGTGGCTCACAAAAGGATGCATTCAACATCAACACTAATTACATGAAACTGGAGACCCCAaagatgatgtaaaatatagatagatagatagatactttattaatccccaaggggaaattcaaatatatatatatacataactTGACATGTCACCCTTTAGTTCCCTCTAGTGTAAAAGTTAGGTCTCTGCTGACTTTTCTAAATACAATCTCATGCACCTGGTGAGCTACAGTGTAGGAGAATACTACTGCCTTTGATTAACTAGTAAACATTGTTTcagatgaaacacacacagctaaggGAATCCCTGTGACATTTTTTCCCGTCCAAATAATACAACGAATTTCCAAATTATGTTCTATTAGCACTGACTGCAATATTAAGTGCAGCATCTGAGTGCCTACTTTCAGTACATGCCAACCTGTATAGCACAATGACTTTCAAGTGTCATATATAGTTCTTTATTCATatatagtttttatttcattggaattagttgctcagattgggtCATCATGGCATGAATCAACTGTAAACTGTAAAACTGTAAAATGTAAACTGTAAGAGAAATATTGCATTCATTCTAGACACTAGATAATTTTCATCCAACCAATGCTTACATCTATGCCTATCCAATGtttacatccacacacacacacacacacaccatatagtttaaatgcataaggatgtaaatatttttaaaaaagggatATCTTAAAGGTTGCCATCTTCTGGCAGACTCAAGTGATGCCACACAATGAAAAGTTTTACTgactgactatgtgtgtgtgtgtgtgagacagagagagagagaagtaaatcTTCAAGGTGTCCCGTAAATGCATGCAGCAGACGAACATCCTAATGGAAAAAGCGCTAAACAACATCAAACACAACAACACTGGGTCCTTCTGAGCCATTGTGGTGCGACGTCGCAATGCGAAGCCATTACGATTTAAACACTTTTGCAGCCAACCCCTGCTAGCCAGAAATCGCGCATCTCTATCACTCACTGTAGGGTAGATTTCCAGAGCCTTGTTTCGGATCATTTTTCTCGACACTCGGTTTTGATTGTCCCTCATTGAATGGATCCACTCAGAGAGTTTTGTGTCCAACTCCTCGCTAAccttttttctccctcctcctggcagtcttgctctctttttgtttgttgtggcTAGATCTATTTTCTGCTTTTTCCAGTATGTTATTCTTTTCGGgtcaatgttaaaatgtttagcAGCTTGCTCCCCAGAGTGCTCTGCAGCATATTCTAGCACGTTCTCTTTGAACTTGATGTCAAATTTTCTTCACCTCTTTGGCTCCGCAGCTGCCATGTTAAACAACGTTAGCCTACCGATGACTGAAGTCTCACGTTCAAGTCAAAAGAGAGGTGATGACCAGGCTACCGTAGCTATAATCTAGAGGAATATGCCTGGATTCAGGGGAATATCTctgatttcaaacaaacctttTTTCAATAGCCAATCGCGGAGAGGTGGCAGACCTTGTGAGTAGGCACATGTACTGGGGGTTTCATGAAAATACCGCTGACAGCGaactaacaaacaaaacaatgcctTTTAGTTTGCCTTTGTAGCCATCTCTGGTTAGCCTTTGCTTAGGCAAATGAGACATAATTTCTGCAGAGGTTTAAAGCAACTGTTGTTAGGAACTTCAATTTCTTCAAAAATCGACTCTAAACATGCTTCAATTACATTTGTATCTGCAGCCATTTTGCACTGGTTTCAGTAGGAATTTTTGACCATGATCACAAAGAAACTGAGATCAGTGGGCGTCTCTGAAAGTAGCTGTTTTCCGGTTGTGAAGGTTTTGGCCCAGAAGTTCGCTCAGCATGGCGcaaacttctgggtactcagattaccgTAGCTATGGCTTGGATTTGTTAGCAAACATTGCCCCCCAGTGGTACTTGCATGTTACTATCACAAGTATAATGTTGAGGCCTGCCCAGAAAAACGTTGGTTCTAATAATAGCCCCGGCCTATATTAGAGACCGGTCTTTATTTACCTCCTACGACAGCGAGACGGGTCAATATTAGAGACCCGACCGCTAATGGGACATTATGTGtttaaataggcctaactaGCTGCTTTCCTTTTTAAATGATATACGTGGTGTATCTACATTGTGGGCTTTACTTTTAGCCTTTGTAAACCATGCACTTCCTTACTTGTTGTAAACACCTTtgttgaaatgcaaaatgaattAAAACTAAgggagtaagtgtgtgtttaggaATTAACATTGGCTCAGATATCTTGTTTCATGTGTAATGGAACAGTTTACACTCACTGACAGCACTGACAGGACCACTAAAAACAATGTGAGCGATGTGACAGTGTTGGTGAACAAGTCAACAGCAGATAAACAGTTTTAGCAAACAGAACTGTCCCGGTCCAGTGTTTTTAAGGATGCATCATACTTCTACCGGCAAACCATGCATTAGCTAAATGTTAGCGCTGTGGCCAACTAGCTTAGCTCCTCTTAGTATGATCAGAAAATTAATGGGATGACAGTCAAAAGAGACAATTACATTGCTGTTATCAATTTAcagggtcatccctatgttccccgggtcctatgttccccgctcggggttagggttaggattatggttatggttagggttttaaaaaagggtcctatgttccccggtcccatacaaagcggggaacataggacccggggaacataggtacgctccccaATTTACTCGGCATAACCCAGTGTATGTTTCACAAATAGACCAACAATCAAATTAGCCTCCATCATTCAACCAATGCTAAAATTATTTTACCTTTGGACGTAAAAAAGCTGGTGACCAGTGACTCTAAGattaacgtttgcctactgcagtaaaaaccaagcatgtccgataaacattctcggggcaagtttgtttaccatcaaattgacttcgtaaaggtgaaaatcttgcatagtgtaacTTTAAAGATCGCCGAGTTGCCCTGCTGGCGCATCgtcactagtcaaaagcttattcaaatttagtaggatgtccagtccacattggtaGTGTTTTCGCAAACGtagagcgcatggcgcaacaaggtgttcctaggtttcttaaaGCCCCCTGTGTAAGAAATTCTCCCATCTAGTGGTTAGGAGTTATATAGCAACCAACCTCTCAAGCGCTGCCTCGTTAAGAACTACGGGAGCCGTCACACATCAAAACTGACACTAGTTCTGGACTCCTAGCACATCGAAGCATAAACTTCTCTCTgaaagcgtaactctcgccaaaatgcatcctagggtgtttttgtgaatgtacaccagtcaaactttcgtttaaaatAGTGTTAATTtagtcagacgagacgagagaaaatatgttcgtcaacgaccttttttttcatgactaagacgagacgactatcttaagatgcattattgttgacgaaaaaagacgagactaaaatgttttgcatgaaataaaaactaagataaaatctctcttcattttcgtctacaaaatgagaagacagaatatctagctgttacgttttaaaaatattccgaatgagtaatacgcaacagctttcctgtaggctagtctacgtgctgttgctgcaaccctgtggctgcaacacgaaactacatggaacaagaacactgcccagatagcaatttcctttgggccggatccgcataaaagcctttagatccgcctgtagcggacatacggtatctgactgtgggccaggtctactcctgatacaggtttcagctctgctagcaatgctgttttatcaccggtttacagatttgtcccaggtccaatttccgcaactcaactggaagtcaggagatgcgtttaaaatacaaaacactgatttggcccaaacctgtgatacggatatgagccgaaggaccgttttttcacagcagacccaggtggtaatg is a genomic window of Alosa sapidissima isolate fAloSap1 chromosome 15, fAloSap1.pri, whole genome shotgun sequence containing:
- the LOC121683719 gene encoding olfactory receptor 52E4-like, producing the protein MKMENNSINSDILEIQGLDISESSVYPVFFAVLFFYLTLLISNVGVLILIITEKTLHQPMYLLFCNLSVNDIFGNTVLLPRLLADMFVPKKLTTYAQCATQAFCSHTFGSASHMILIIMAFDRYVAICNPLRYTAIMTTKTIVMLSLSAWGFSLILVAILLGLTIRLSRCRSTILNAYCDNASLFKLSCEDVSINNLYGLVFTAVLFGSSIGSILVTYFRIAIICWTKKSKDLNNRALQTCASHLLVYMIMLWTGFLTIILHRFPDYPYLRKLAYILFHVVPANLNPIIYGMQTKSLRKKILQIFSRKVLST